A window from Marinagarivorans cellulosilyticus encodes these proteins:
- a CDS encoding class I SAM-dependent methyltransferase — protein MNMLKVICNGDHLYDQALAIAQTLKIELNATPEHHLFTLEFDNHEVRLHSHGQGKQNPITVSFHTGEADHRRKFGGGKGQMIAKAVGISGSFKPRVLDATAGLGGDAFVLASLGCHLTLQERSPIAHALLCNGLMRGLAHASQTGNADLEHVLARMQLLNTDSIGSPVRDIDVIYLDPMFPARKKSAAVNKSMKAFHTLIGDDCDADQLLTHALAQEVCRIVVKRPRIAPPVGDKKPSYALEGKSSRFDIYALKKLGGSEA, from the coding sequence ATGAATATGTTAAAGGTTATTTGCAATGGCGATCATCTTTATGATCAAGCCTTAGCCATTGCCCAAACGCTCAAGATCGAGCTAAATGCAACACCAGAACACCACCTCTTCACCCTAGAGTTTGACAACCACGAGGTACGCCTGCACAGCCATGGCCAAGGCAAGCAAAACCCCATTACGGTTAGTTTTCACACAGGCGAAGCAGACCACCGCCGTAAGTTTGGCGGCGGTAAAGGGCAAATGATTGCAAAAGCGGTAGGCATTAGCGGTAGCTTTAAACCACGCGTACTGGATGCCACCGCCGGCTTAGGTGGCGACGCTTTTGTACTGGCCAGCTTGGGCTGCCACTTAACACTGCAAGAGCGCTCGCCTATTGCCCACGCACTGCTATGCAACGGGCTAATGCGTGGCTTAGCGCACGCCAGCCAAACAGGCAATGCCGATCTAGAACATGTACTAGCCCGCATGCAATTATTAAATACCGATAGCATCGGCAGCCCAGTAAGGGACATTGATGTTATTTACCTAGACCCTATGTTCCCTGCCCGCAAAAAAAGCGCTGCAGTCAATAAAAGCATGAAGGCTTTTCACACATTGATTGGCGACGACTGTGATGCCGATCAGCTGCTGACCCACGCGCTGGCACAAGAAGTATGCCGAATCGTCGTCAAACGCCCCCGCATTGCGCCACCGGTAGGCGATAAAAAGCCTAGCTATGCTTTAGAGGGGAAGTCTTCACGGTTTGATATTTATGCGCTTAAAAAACTGGGGGGTAGTGAAGCGTAA
- a CDS encoding valine--tRNA ligase yields the protein MSDDKTLQDNKTYQPANIEQNWYKTWEERGYFAPSGEGTPYSIMIPPPNVTGSLHMGHGFNNAIMDAYIRYKRMSGNNTLWQGGCDHAGIATQMVVERQLGAEGVSRHDLGRDNFLEKVWDWKEQSGGTITQQIRRLGSSVDWSRERFTMDEGLSTAVQEVFVRLHEDGLIYRGKRLVNWDPKLHTAISDLEVLNEEEKGSMWYFNYPLTDGSGHLTVATTRPETMLGDTAVAVDPEDERYKALVGKTITLPTTGRIIPIVADEYVDKEFGTGCVKITPAHDFNDYDVGKRQSLPVINVFDRDANILSEFTVLENGTFKELSTEPCPADYAGLERFAARKKLVAQAEAEGWLLKIEPHGLKVPRGDRSGVVIEPWLTDQWYVNTAPMAEQAIKVVEDGQVKFVPKQYENMYFSWMRDIQDWCISRQLWWGHRIPAWYDHNGKVFVGRDEAEVRAKHNIGPEVALRQDDDVLDTWFSSALWTFSTLGWPEQTPELKTFHSTDLLVTGFDIIFFWVARMIMMTTHFIKNEDGTPQVPFKTVYVHGLVRDGEGQKMSKSKGNVLDPIDLIDGIDLEALVQKRTTGLMNPKQAKKIEKATRKEFPEGLNAYGTDALRYTFYSLASTGRDINFDTGRIEGFRNFCNKLWNAANFVLMNTEGQDCGQSGSDDYTLNIADKWIISRLQQVEKAMAEGFDTFRLDIASQVLYDFIWNEYCSWYIELAKPALKNGDEKAQRGTRRTLIRVLETILRMAHPLMPFITEEIWHKVKDLAATEGDSIMLKDYPVADEALIDNDALADFEWMQSVIEGVRNIRGEMNVSPGKKVPAIFTAGEPKDKARLEANTVFLCTLASLESAAWQDDASQIPASATTLVGKLEVHVPLAGIIDKDAEIARLDKETNKMDIEIKKLSGKLSNPGFVDKAPAEVVQKEKDRLVGLTEQLEKLAKQKEKIAGL from the coding sequence ATGAGCGACGACAAAACCCTACAAGACAATAAAACCTACCAACCGGCCAATATCGAGCAAAATTGGTACAAAACGTGGGAAGAACGCGGCTACTTTGCGCCCAGCGGCGAAGGTACGCCCTACAGCATTATGATCCCGCCACCGAATGTTACCGGCAGCCTGCATATGGGTCACGGTTTTAACAACGCCATTATGGATGCCTACATTCGCTACAAGCGCATGAGCGGCAACAACACCTTATGGCAAGGCGGTTGTGACCACGCCGGCATTGCCACCCAAATGGTGGTAGAGCGTCAACTCGGTGCCGAAGGCGTATCGCGCCACGACCTAGGCCGCGACAATTTCCTCGAAAAAGTCTGGGACTGGAAAGAGCAAAGCGGCGGCACCATCACCCAGCAAATTCGCCGCTTGGGCAGCTCGGTCGACTGGAGCCGCGAGCGCTTCACTATGGACGAAGGCCTATCCACCGCCGTGCAAGAAGTGTTTGTTCGCCTACACGAAGACGGCCTTATTTACCGTGGCAAACGCCTTGTAAACTGGGACCCAAAACTGCACACCGCCATTTCTGATTTAGAAGTTTTAAATGAAGAAGAAAAAGGCAGCATGTGGTACTTCAACTACCCACTTACCGATGGCAGTGGCCACTTAACAGTTGCCACCACCCGGCCAGAAACCATGCTTGGCGATACCGCCGTTGCCGTCGACCCAGAAGACGAGCGCTATAAAGCCTTAGTAGGTAAAACCATTACCCTGCCCACTACCGGCCGTATTATTCCCATCGTAGCCGACGAATACGTGGATAAAGAATTTGGAACCGGTTGCGTAAAAATCACCCCCGCCCACGACTTTAACGATTACGACGTCGGCAAACGCCAAAGCCTGCCTGTCATTAACGTATTCGACCGCGATGCCAATATTCTTAGCGAATTTACGGTATTAGAAAACGGCACCTTTAAAGAATTAAGTACCGAGCCCTGCCCTGCCGACTACGCCGGCCTAGAGCGCTTCGCTGCACGCAAAAAATTAGTCGCTCAAGCCGAAGCCGAAGGCTGGTTATTAAAAATCGAACCTCACGGTTTAAAAGTGCCCCGCGGTGATCGTAGCGGTGTAGTTATCGAGCCATGGCTAACAGACCAATGGTATGTGAATACTGCACCCATGGCCGAGCAAGCCATTAAAGTAGTGGAAGACGGCCAAGTTAAATTTGTGCCCAAACAGTACGAAAACATGTACTTCTCGTGGATGCGCGATATTCAAGATTGGTGTATTTCGCGTCAGCTTTGGTGGGGCCACCGCATTCCTGCGTGGTACGACCATAACGGCAAAGTATTTGTAGGCCGCGACGAAGCCGAGGTACGCGCTAAGCACAACATCGGCCCCGAGGTTGCCCTCCGCCAAGACGACGACGTGTTAGATACGTGGTTTAGCTCTGCACTTTGGACCTTCTCGACGCTTGGTTGGCCAGAACAAACACCCGAGCTTAAAACCTTTCACAGCACCGATTTATTAGTAACAGGCTTCGATATCATATTCTTCTGGGTGGCCAGAATGATTATGATGACCACGCACTTTATTAAAAACGAGGATGGCACGCCGCAAGTACCCTTTAAAACCGTTTATGTTCACGGTTTAGTGCGCGATGGCGAAGGCCAAAAAATGAGTAAATCCAAGGGTAACGTGTTAGACCCTATCGATTTAATCGACGGCATCGATCTAGAAGCGCTTGTGCAAAAACGTACCACCGGTTTAATGAACCCTAAGCAAGCGAAAAAAATCGAAAAAGCTACCCGCAAAGAATTCCCCGAGGGATTAAATGCCTACGGCACCGATGCGCTGCGTTATACCTTTTACTCTTTAGCCAGTACCGGCCGCGATATTAATTTTGATACCGGCCGCATTGAGGGCTTCCGCAATTTTTGTAATAAATTATGGAACGCGGCTAACTTTGTTTTAATGAATACCGAAGGCCAAGATTGCGGCCAAAGCGGTAGCGATGATTACACCCTAAACATTGCCGACAAATGGATTATTAGCCGCTTACAGCAAGTGGAAAAAGCCATGGCCGAAGGTTTTGACACCTTCCGTTTAGATATCGCCAGCCAAGTACTCTATGACTTTATTTGGAACGAGTACTGCAGCTGGTACATCGAGCTGGCCAAGCCTGCCCTTAAAAACGGCGACGAAAAAGCCCAACGCGGTACCCGCCGCACGCTTATTCGCGTACTCGAAACCATTTTGCGCATGGCGCACCCGTTAATGCCCTTCATTACCGAAGAAATCTGGCACAAAGTAAAAGACCTAGCCGCCACCGAAGGCGATAGCATTATGCTTAAGGACTATCCCGTTGCCGACGAGGCCCTTATCGACAACGATGCTTTAGCCGATTTTGAGTGGATGCAATCGGTAATTGAAGGCGTGCGCAATATTCGCGGCGAAATGAATGTAAGCCCCGGCAAAAAAGTACCCGCTATTTTCACCGCAGGCGAACCTAAAGATAAAGCTCGCCTAGAGGCCAATACCGTTTTCCTTTGCACCCTTGCCAGCTTAGAAAGCGCAGCTTGGCAAGACGATGCCAGCCAAATTCCCGCCAGCGCCACAACACTAGTGGGCAAGCTAGAAGTACATGTACCCTTAGCCGGCATTATCGATAAAGACGCCGAAATCGCCCGCCTCGATAAAGAAACTAACAAAATGGATATCGAGATTAAAAAGCTCAGCGGTAAATTAAGTAATCCGGGCTTTGTCGATAAAGCCCCAGCTGAGGTAGTGCAAAAAGAGAAGGATCGCTTGGTTGGCTTGACGGAGCAGTTGGAGAAGTTAGCTAAGCAGAAAGAGAAGATTGCTGGGTTGTAG
- a CDS encoding acyltransferase family protein: protein MPLNVHTINNQVFFIYLSESFSHIRMPLFTVISGYAYAYAYAYAYSMRPVREGLGKLFLKKKSKRILLPFVVATLLTLTARLILPTSNPIDKDFPN from the coding sequence TTGCCACTGAATGTACACACCATAAATAATCAAGTTTTTTTCATCTACCTATCGGAATCTTTCTCCCACATCAGAATGCCACTGTTTACGGTAATCTCTGGCTATGCTTATGCTTATGCTTATGCTTATGCTTATTCCATGCGCCCAGTTAGAGAAGGCTTGGGCAAGCTCTTCCTCAAAAAAAAATCAAAAAGAATTCTACTACCCTTTGTCGTCGCCACTTTACTCACGCTAACTGCGCGCTTAATTTTGCCAACCAGCAACCCGATAGATAAAGATTTTCCTAATTAG
- a CDS encoding transposase has product MTKARKVQVSLDTTPYYHCVSRCVRKAFLCGRDNHTGQDYEHRRQWIEDRLLLLAEVFAIDLCAYAVMSNHVHTVLHINAAEAHHLTDLEVCERWHRLYKGTVLTQKYARQDPMNKAEQVAVKMCIGQWRLNLFDISKFMKALNEPIARMANAEDKCTGRFWEGRFKSQALCDDAALAACMAYVDLNPIRAKMAETPEASDHTSIKQRIAAAKNNETTKNIAQFVGNPREPMPQGLPFTFKDYIELVDWTGRVMRDDKRGHIASTLPPIIDRLGIEPDNWLELTRAFEKNTKTFVGSGDHIESAAFTMGYQRTPNRWRCQSLFG; this is encoded by the coding sequence ATGACAAAGGCTCGCAAAGTCCAGGTTTCGCTAGATACCACGCCCTATTATCACTGTGTCAGTCGATGTGTTAGAAAGGCTTTCTTGTGCGGCCGAGATAACCATACAGGGCAAGACTACGAGCATCGTCGCCAGTGGATTGAAGACCGCTTATTGCTATTGGCTGAGGTCTTCGCCATCGATTTGTGTGCCTATGCCGTGATGTCGAATCATGTACATACCGTCTTGCATATCAATGCTGCCGAGGCCCATCACCTGACGGATTTAGAGGTGTGCGAGCGCTGGCATCGGCTTTATAAGGGTACGGTGCTCACACAAAAATACGCTCGGCAGGACCCGATGAATAAAGCCGAGCAAGTCGCCGTTAAAATGTGCATTGGTCAGTGGCGCCTGAATCTATTTGATATTAGCAAGTTTATGAAGGCGCTGAATGAACCGATTGCTCGCATGGCCAATGCGGAAGATAAATGCACGGGGCGGTTCTGGGAGGGGCGTTTTAAATCGCAAGCGCTGTGTGACGATGCGGCGTTAGCGGCCTGCATGGCTTATGTTGATTTAAATCCCATTCGCGCGAAAATGGCCGAAACCCCTGAAGCTAGCGATCATACCTCGATAAAGCAGCGTATTGCGGCCGCTAAAAATAATGAGACCACAAAAAATATAGCGCAATTTGTGGGGAATCCGCGCGAGCCGATGCCGCAAGGCTTGCCGTTTACATTTAAGGATTATATTGAGTTGGTGGATTGGACGGGCAGGGTAATGCGTGATGACAAGAGGGGGCACATTGCCTCAACTTTACCCCCAATTATTGATCGCTTAGGCATCGAGCCGGATAACTGGTTAGAACTGACCCGCGCCTTCGAAAAGAACACGAAAACCTTTGTTGGATCCGGTGATCATATCGAAAGTGCCGCGTTTACCATGGGTTACCAGCGCACTCCTAATCGGTGGCGCTGCCAGTCCTTATTTGGCTGA
- a CDS encoding tyrosine-type recombinase/integrase, whose translation MNKRETRKFDQLYTKFLRELKLQGYSEVTIDAYTRGIRRVAEYFDQCPDARLDKDDLKQYFADLLKTHSWSTIKLDRNALTHYWKRVLDVEWDWVLITKPPKVKTLPDILSTNEINRLIGEFHKTQYAVFCFTAYSMGLRISEALGLSVSDIDREHNRVHVRLGKGKKDRYVELPDATYHVLRAFWATHRHPKWIFPSQQKNKPNSPMDRGSVQRAVREAAKTAGIHKRITAHTMRHCYATHLIEAGLPLTTVQRLMGHEDPRTTALYIQLTKTIQQDATKTINTMANKINIPDSLRGKK comes from the coding sequence ATGAACAAACGAGAAACCCGCAAATTCGATCAACTATACACCAAATTCCTTCGCGAATTAAAGCTACAAGGTTACTCTGAGGTCACTATTGACGCCTACACCAGAGGCATACGTCGTGTCGCCGAATATTTTGATCAGTGTCCCGATGCTCGCCTTGATAAAGATGACCTCAAGCAGTACTTTGCCGATCTACTGAAAACCCACTCTTGGAGCACTATTAAACTCGATCGCAATGCGCTAACTCATTACTGGAAACGAGTTCTGGATGTAGAATGGGATTGGGTGCTGATTACAAAACCACCCAAAGTGAAAACGCTCCCCGACATTCTATCCACCAATGAGATTAACCGGCTGATTGGCGAGTTTCACAAAACCCAGTATGCGGTATTTTGTTTTACCGCATACTCCATGGGCTTGCGCATCAGCGAAGCGCTTGGGTTAAGCGTTTCTGATATTGATCGTGAGCACAACCGCGTGCATGTTCGCCTAGGCAAAGGTAAAAAAGATCGATACGTTGAACTACCTGACGCAACGTATCACGTATTGCGCGCATTTTGGGCAACCCACCGACACCCCAAATGGATTTTTCCTAGCCAACAGAAAAATAAGCCTAACTCCCCCATGGATCGCGGCAGCGTACAACGCGCAGTGCGCGAAGCGGCGAAAACGGCGGGTATTCATAAACGCATCACTGCGCACACTATGCGGCACTGTTATGCCACCCACCTAATTGAGGCTGGACTTCCCCTCACCACGGTACAACGGCTAATGGGCCACGAGGATCCTCGCACTACCGCACTCTACATTCAACTAACAAAAACCATTCAGCAAGACGCCACCAAAACCATTAACACAATGGCCAATAAAATTAATATCCCTGATAGCTTGCGAGGTAAAAAATGA
- a CDS encoding IS91 family transposase translates to MNLANIIEQFRRPFLEKYGHQLLPSHLRALDAITACKKHCGHFTCECTHCQSRQQHPLSCGHRSCPQCQNNSATDWLNRQKQKLIPADYFMVTLTLPDQLRHLAFHNQHRLYSLLFECAVDTLKTLGLDTRHMGGDIGMTAVLHTHTRRLEYHPHLHVVIPGAALINRGKAFKRSDSNYLIHGDVIAKMFRGKILYALHEECFELPNNIPEKWVVNVKHVGKGLPALQYLSRYLYKGVISQKNITHSDEQTVTFRYKDSQTNQNATRTLAGEDFIWKLLTHILPRRFRRVRDYGFLHHNAKKKLTFIQYLLGIKLPMLVEKIKPMIRCWQCQQPSRIIDIQPKRIPINFRFMKTT, encoded by the coding sequence ATGAACCTCGCCAACATTATCGAACAATTTCGACGGCCCTTTTTAGAAAAATACGGACATCAATTACTACCCAGCCATTTACGCGCGCTTGATGCGATAACCGCCTGTAAAAAACATTGCGGGCACTTTACCTGTGAATGCACACACTGCCAGAGCAGGCAACAACATCCGCTTAGCTGCGGCCATCGCAGTTGCCCACAATGCCAAAATAATTCAGCGACCGACTGGCTAAACCGCCAAAAACAAAAGTTAATTCCTGCTGATTATTTCATGGTGACACTCACCTTGCCCGATCAGTTACGTCACTTAGCGTTTCACAATCAACATAGGCTTTATAGCCTGCTCTTCGAGTGTGCCGTGGATACACTAAAAACACTCGGGTTAGATACGCGGCACATGGGCGGGGATATTGGCATGACTGCGGTTTTGCATACGCACACGCGAAGGCTTGAATACCATCCGCATTTGCATGTCGTTATTCCCGGTGCGGCATTAATCAATAGAGGAAAGGCCTTTAAGCGTAGTGATTCAAACTATCTTATTCATGGCGATGTTATCGCCAAAATGTTTCGAGGTAAAATTCTCTATGCGCTGCACGAAGAGTGCTTTGAGCTGCCGAATAACATACCTGAAAAATGGGTGGTTAATGTCAAACATGTTGGCAAAGGCCTACCGGCTCTGCAATATCTCTCGCGCTACCTTTACAAAGGTGTGATTAGCCAGAAAAACATTACGCATTCTGACGAGCAGACCGTGACATTCAGATATAAAGATAGCCAAACGAATCAAAATGCAACCCGCACACTGGCGGGTGAGGATTTTATCTGGAAGTTACTTACGCATATTCTACCGAGACGATTTCGGCGAGTGCGAGATTATGGTTTTTTACATCACAACGCCAAAAAGAAGCTGACGTTTATCCAATATTTACTCGGTATAAAATTGCCCATGCTAGTCGAGAAAATAAAACCCATGATTCGATGCTGGCAATGCCAGCAGCCCAGCCGAATCATCGATATTCAACCTAAACGTATACCTATAAATTTTCGCTTTATGAAAACAACCTAG
- a CDS encoding DUF4468 domain-containing protein, with amino-acid sequence MVTTESVPSERVVEVDGAEKDTLYVRANNWMVDAFNNADSVVQFTDKESGTISGRYLLGTVSNASEYGPARRAYATIKVRVKDGASKITVTPESFTYAKGNIYTLYTEEDAKRDVDALLFSFETAMKKSEDDEW; translated from the coding sequence ATGGTGACGACGGAAAGCGTTCCGTCCGAGCGCGTCGTGGAAGTTGATGGCGCAGAAAAGGATACTTTATATGTTAGAGCCAACAACTGGATGGTAGATGCTTTCAACAACGCCGATTCGGTTGTTCAGTTTACAGATAAGGAGTCTGGAACTATTTCAGGCCGATACTTGTTGGGGACAGTATCGAACGCTAGTGAGTACGGTCCCGCACGGCGCGCTTACGCGACTATCAAGGTGCGAGTGAAAGACGGTGCATCAAAAATCACCGTTACACCAGAATCTTTCACTTACGCTAAAGGGAATATTTATACCCTCTACACAGAAGAAGATGCGAAGCGCGATGTTGATGCCTTGCTTTTTTCATTCGAAACCGCCATGAAAAAAAGTGAAGATGATGAGTGGTGA
- a CDS encoding glutathione S-transferase family protein has product METLKLYGPSFSSFLRSMRLICQFKQLPHEVTLAPFGEAIRPFSDQHTNLHPFKKLPVLIDGEFVLPESSAIAAYLDAKAGPSIYPQAPKLKATTIAQASIIALYVSKPTMGNIMLEFFIPKGRDGQVRLDVAKAALPEAERVLQWVSDSIGDQNFFVAEQFTLCDALLVPMLDYMSQLELPYNLLPKFPQLQRYLAFQQSQPYCEGILGQPDLSILQPRGN; this is encoded by the coding sequence ATGGAAACACTCAAACTCTACGGCCCCAGCTTTTCGTCTTTTTTACGCAGCATGCGGTTAATTTGCCAATTTAAACAGCTGCCACACGAGGTCACACTGGCGCCATTTGGCGAGGCGATACGGCCCTTTAGCGATCAACATACAAACCTGCACCCCTTTAAGAAACTTCCCGTACTCATCGACGGGGAATTTGTATTGCCGGAATCGTCGGCCATTGCGGCCTACCTAGACGCCAAAGCGGGACCATCCATTTACCCGCAAGCCCCCAAACTCAAAGCAACAACAATCGCGCAAGCCAGTATTATTGCGCTGTACGTATCGAAGCCCACCATGGGCAATATCATGTTGGAATTTTTTATACCCAAAGGAAGGGATGGGCAGGTTCGCCTAGACGTGGCCAAAGCTGCGCTGCCAGAAGCCGAAAGAGTGCTCCAGTGGGTGAGCGATAGCATTGGGGATCAGAACTTTTTTGTGGCTGAGCAGTTCACCCTATGCGATGCCCTACTTGTACCCATGCTGGATTATATGAGCCAGCTTGAGCTGCCCTACAACCTTTTGCCGAAGTTTCCACAGTTGCAGCGTTACCTGGCATTTCAACAAAGCCAGCCCTACTGCGAAGGCATTTTAGGGCAGCCGGATTTATCTATATTGCAACCTAGGGGCAACTGA
- a CDS encoding acyl carrier protein produces MDISEITERTQKVLGEVGALGVAIETVGENDDLYEAGLTSRASVNVMLALEDEFDIEFPDDMLNRHMFQSISSIRDGISTILEEDS; encoded by the coding sequence GTGGACATTTCAGAAATTACCGAACGCACTCAAAAAGTTTTAGGTGAAGTAGGCGCACTCGGCGTTGCCATCGAAACAGTGGGCGAAAACGACGACCTATACGAAGCAGGTTTAACCTCTCGCGCCAGCGTTAACGTAATGCTAGCGCTAGAAGATGAATTTGATATCGAATTTCCAGACGATATGCTCAACCGCCATATGTTTCAGAGCATATCTTCAATACGCGATGGTATATCGACAATTTTAGAAGAGGATAGTTAA
- a CDS encoding acyl-CoA dehydrogenase family protein, which yields METYASLLESIQRIGAEVASQFADDVDQASRFPSESMAALKEGKFLSAGVASELGGAGLNIEQLASLCANLGQHCSASAMILAMHYIQVASIAQHCNDEAPWLDYLRTLANEQRLIASVTSEEGVGGEMRRSIAGVEANENSFTLFKKATTISYGAYADDLLITARRNADAAANDQVLVLALNGDFTITEQGTWDTFGMRGTCSAGGHVTAKGASWQVMSQNFADIAGETMVPYSHILWAALWLGIATDALSRTRSLVRKSARKQRGDIPVATHELTRIYSQHQAMRDGLFGVIREYQDLLNSDREQLLGMAFGIRINNLKLDASQHVLNIVSQAMQLAGVMAYKNGTPFSLGRHLRDAHSAVLMIHNQRIVEANASMQLVLRGNSDRQQGF from the coding sequence ATGGAGACCTATGCGTCACTACTCGAATCAATACAGCGCATTGGCGCTGAGGTTGCCAGCCAATTTGCGGACGATGTTGATCAGGCATCGCGCTTTCCTAGCGAAAGCATGGCCGCGCTTAAAGAAGGAAAATTCTTAAGTGCCGGTGTCGCCAGCGAACTTGGCGGTGCGGGGCTTAATATAGAACAACTGGCATCGTTGTGCGCCAACCTTGGCCAGCACTGCTCGGCTAGTGCCATGATTCTAGCGATGCATTACATACAGGTAGCTTCAATTGCCCAACACTGCAACGACGAAGCGCCATGGCTAGACTACCTGCGCACACTTGCTAACGAACAACGCCTTATTGCCTCTGTTACCTCTGAAGAAGGTGTCGGCGGCGAAATGCGCCGAAGCATTGCCGGGGTAGAAGCTAACGAAAACAGTTTTACACTCTTTAAAAAGGCTACCACCATTTCTTACGGTGCCTACGCCGACGATCTTCTCATCACCGCCCGCCGCAACGCGGATGCCGCCGCTAACGACCAAGTGTTAGTGCTGGCTTTAAATGGCGACTTCACCATTACAGAACAAGGCACATGGGATACCTTTGGTATGCGCGGTACTTGTAGTGCTGGCGGCCACGTTACCGCTAAGGGCGCTAGCTGGCAGGTGATGTCGCAAAATTTTGCCGATATTGCCGGCGAGACCATGGTGCCCTACTCCCATATTTTATGGGCAGCGCTTTGGCTTGGCATAGCTACCGATGCACTCAGCCGCACCCGCAGCCTTGTACGCAAAAGTGCACGCAAGCAACGCGGCGATATACCGGTAGCAACGCACGAACTCACCCGCATTTATTCGCAACATCAAGCCATGCGCGACGGTTTATTTGGCGTGATTCGCGAATATCAAGATCTACTCAACAGCGATCGCGAACAATTACTCGGCATGGCCTTTGGTATTCGCATTAACAATTTAAAACTCGATGCCTCGCAACACGTCTTGAATATTGTTTCGCAGGCCATGCAGCTAGCCGGTGTAATGGCTTACAAAAATGGTACACCCTTTAGCTTGGGCCGCCACCTACGCGATGCCCACTCGGCGGTTTTGATGATTCACAATCAGCGCATTGTTGAAGCCAATGCCTCTATGCAACTTGTCCTTCGCGGCAACAGCGACAGACAACAAGGATTTTAA
- a CDS encoding amino acid--[acyl-carrier-protein] ligase has product MSREQEQKVFLDNLLEHGFFIPMGEPGLFGRTSKFENIIKGLEALIVSATGEEEVTYFPPVMPRKILEKSGFMDSMPHLAGLVHCFCGNERELPALKEKMANKEDWGQMLSMTDLSHAPAACYPLYPTLSGTLPAGGRLVHLGTTCFRHEPSPDPTRMQSFRMRELVRVDSADNVLDWRESWFERAIDFLQKLGLKPERVEASDPFFGRGGRVMANNQREQKLKFELVVRVYENGPLLAVMSLNYHQDHFGTQFEIKTADGETAHSGCMGFGLERIVLALIQRHGYDVSAWPSEVTALLGLS; this is encoded by the coding sequence ATGAGCAGAGAACAAGAACAGAAAGTCTTTTTAGATAACCTTTTAGAGCACGGCTTTTTTATCCCAATGGGCGAGCCTGGCTTATTTGGCCGTACATCCAAATTCGAAAACATTATTAAAGGTTTAGAAGCCTTAATTGTTTCGGCCACCGGTGAAGAGGAAGTGACTTACTTCCCCCCCGTAATGCCGAGAAAAATCTTAGAAAAAAGCGGCTTTATGGATAGCATGCCGCACCTAGCAGGCTTAGTGCATTGCTTTTGCGGCAACGAGCGCGAACTGCCAGCACTAAAAGAAAAAATGGCAAACAAGGAAGACTGGGGGCAAATGCTTTCCATGACAGACCTAAGCCACGCGCCTGCCGCCTGCTACCCGCTTTACCCCACCCTTAGCGGTACACTGCCCGCAGGCGGCCGCCTTGTACACTTAGGCACCACCTGCTTCCGCCACGAGCCATCGCCGGACCCTACCCGCATGCAGTCGTTCCGCATGCGTGAATTAGTGCGCGTAGATAGCGCCGATAACGTGTTGGATTGGCGAGAATCGTGGTTCGAGCGCGCCATCGACTTTTTACAAAAATTGGGCCTTAAGCCCGAGCGCGTTGAAGCTTCGGACCCATTCTTTGGTCGTGGCGGCCGCGTAATGGCTAATAACCAGCGCGAACAAAAATTGAAGTTCGAGCTAGTGGTACGCGTTTACGAAAACGGCCCATTGCTAGCGGTAATGTCGCTTAATTATCACCAAGACCACTTTGGTACCCAGTTTGAAATCAAAACAGCCGATGGCGAAACCGCACACTCGGGCTGCATGGGCTTTGGCTTAGAGCGCATAGTGTTGGCGTTAATTCAGCGCCATGGCTACGACGTTAGCGCATGGCCTAGCGAAGTTACCGCATTGCTGGGCTTGTCGTAA